Proteins encoded within one genomic window of Pongo pygmaeus isolate AG05252 chromosome 18, NHGRI_mPonPyg2-v2.0_pri, whole genome shotgun sequence:
- the LOC129016240 gene encoding nuclear pore complex-interacting protein family member B11-like isoform X1, translating to MPVWWLLFWLLLLGLISHHPTYVINSLPDDFHPGTDFCGIPWIVIIIVFLGISTLAIFLWKTSLCVSFLKTVLKSQNVHDGSKDVQRKAWRSNSRSREGIKFGREDLFTSWRHMEAKVPAEVRKVTRKVNSHYKINGQRKTAEEEKQNMKECEQAENERQLSEAEENGKLDMKEIHTQLQPFQRTQELQRWEEDYYRCKITASARKPLANSGSLFVFLAFGHSLPGQDMDVFFSPHLCAQALQRWMAERKAAYKRHRCEMRQKQRVPERHMSQEPVQGRPGLENPFWRADSGPHWVPMRNSSGVPAENTEKTKVRMAAVEHHHSSGLPYWPYLMAETLRKRMGHKPTPPPQCDLRGQPHPSVKGCLRLLTLSRLQCLLGPQPHSTTDDFLRRETPQDECALGPEPLPRADDFPRLKTPPEGLFIPISPFPVDDSLSLKTPPECLLVPLPPSPVDDFLRPQTPPVQCHLRPVPFHQADDIRRLKKPPDCFFTPLPPSPVDDSLSLKTPPECLVVPLPPSAVDDFLTPKTPQLQCHLRPVPFHRADDIRRLKKPPDCFFTPLPPSPVDDSLRLQTPPECLLVPLPPSPVDDFLTPQAPPIERRLGPVAFPRADDFRRPKEPPECFFAPLPRSPVDDSVSLKTPPKCLLVCLPPSPVDDFLTPQAPPIERRRLGPVAFPQADDFRRPKEPPDCFFTPLPPSAVDDSLSLKTPPECLLVPLPPSPVDDFLRPQTPPVQCHLRPVPFHRADDIQRLKKPPDCFFAPLPPSPVDDSVSLKTPPECLLVPLPPSPVDDFLTPQAPPIKRHHLGPVAFPRADDFRRPKEPPNCFFLSLPPSPVDDSLSLKTPPECLLLPLPPSPVDDFLTSEEPPIKRCRLGPVAFPRADDIRRLKKPPDFFFAPLAPSPVDDSLSLKTPPECLLVPLPPSPVDDFLTPPAPPIKRHHLGPVAFPQAEDFRRPKEPPDCFFLPLPPSPVDDFLTSEEPPIKRCRLGPVAFPRGDDIRRLKKPPDFFFAPLAPSPVDDSLSLKTPPECLLVPLPPSPVDDFLTPPAPPIKRHHLGPVAFPQAEDFRRPKEPPDCFFLPLPPSPVDDFLTSEEPPIKRCRLGPVAFPRADDIRRLKKPPDCFFAPLPPSPVDDSLSLKTPPECLLVPLPPSPVDDFLTPPAPPIKRRHLGPVAFPQADDFRRPKEPPDCFFLPLPPSPVDDFLTSQEPPIKRCRLGPVAFPRADDIRRLKKPPDCFSAPLPPSPVDDSLSLKKPPKCLVVPLPPSAVDDFLTPKTPQLQCHLRPVPFHRADDIRRLKKPPDCFFAPLPPSPVDDSLSLKTPPECLLVPLPPSPVDDFLTPQAPPIERRLGPVAFPRADDFRRPKEPPECFFAPLPPSAVDDSVSLKTPPECLLVPLPPSPVDDFLTPQAPPIERRLGPVAFPRADDFRRPKEPPECFIAPLPPSPVDDSVSLKTPPECLLVPVPPSPVDDFLRPQTPPVQCHLRPVPFHRADDIRRLKKPPDCFDRFLFCLLLCLFFVLFLLCWRKASVMLLILFIHHFCNT from the exons ATGCCGGTGTGGTGGCTGCTCTTTTGGCTCCTCCTGCTGGGATTGATCAGCCATCACCCCACCTAT GTTATCAATTCTCTGCCTGATGATTTTCATCCTGGGACTGACTTTTGTGGAATTCCTTGGATAGTTATCATTATTGTGTTTCTGGGAATTTCTACACTTGCCATTTTCCTCTGGAAAACTAGCCTTTGT GTGTCTTTCCTCAAGACTGTCTTAAAGTCACAAAATGTACATGACGGATCCAAGGATGTACAGCGGAAAGCCTGGAGGTCCAATAGCCGTAGCCGGGAAG gaaTTAAATTTGGCCGGGAAGACCTCTTTACTTCATGGAGACATATGGAAGCCAAAGTTCCAGCTGAAGTCCGTAAGGTGACAAGGAAGGTCAACAGTcattacaaaatcaatggacagaGGAAGACTGCCGAGGAAGA GaaacaaaacatgaaagaatGTGAGCAAGCAGAAAATGAGAGGCAGCTATCAGAGGCAGAGGAGAATGGGAAATTGGATATGAAAGAAATACACACCCAACT GCAACCGTTTCAACGCACGCAAGAGTTGCAGCGGTGGGAAGAGGACTACTACAGATGCAAA ATCACCGCTTCTGCAAGAAAGCCTCTTGCCAACTCgggaagtttgtttgttttccttgcttTTGGACATAGTCTGCCAGGTCAGGACATGGATGTATTTTTCTCCCCACACCTCTGTGCTCAAGCCTTGCAAAGGTGGATGGCAGAGAGGAAGGCTGCCTACAAGCGGCACAG GTGTGAAATGAGGCAAAAGCAGAGAGTGCCAGAGAGACACATGAGTCAGGAGCCAGTCCAGGGACGACCGGGCCTAGAGAACCCTTTCTGGAGGG CAGATTCAGGACCTCATTGGGTTCCCATGAGGAACAGCAGCGGCGTCCCAGCTGAAAACACAGAGAAGACAAAG GTCAGGATGGCGGCAGTGGAGCACCATCATTCCTCAGGGTTGCCCTACTGGCCCTACCTCATGGctgaaactttaagaaaaaggaTGGGCCACAAGCCAACTCCTCCACCTCAGTGTGATCTGAGAGGTCAACCACATCCATCAGTTAAAGGGTGTCTGAGACTGCTGACTCTTTCTCGACTACAGTGTCTACTAGGACCTCAACCACATTCAACAACTGATGATTTTCTGAGAAGAGAGACACCTCAAGACGAGTGTGCCCTGGGACCTGAACCACttcctcgagctgatgattttCCGAGACTCAAGACACCTCCCGAGGGTCTTTTCATACCAATTTCCCCTtttccagttgatgattctctgagcctgaagacacctcccgagtgtcttctggtaccccttccaccttctccagttgatgattttctgagaCCACAAACACCTCCCGTCCAGTGTCACCTGAGACCTGTACCATTTCATCAAGCTGATGATATCAGGAGACTCAAGAAACCTCCTGACTGTTTTTTcacaccccttccaccttctccagttgatgattctctgagcctgaagacacctcccgagtgtcttgtggtacctcttccaccttctgcagttgatgattttctcacaccaaAAACACCTCAACTACAGTGTCACCTGAGACCTGTACCATTTCATCGAGCTGATGATATTAGGAGACTCAAGAAACCTCCTGACTGTTTTTTcacaccccttccaccttctccagttgatgattctctgaggcTGCAGACACCTCctgagtgtcttctggtaccccttccaccttctccagttgatgattttctcacaccacaggcacctcccatcgagcgtcgcctgggacctgtagcatttcctcgagctgatgattttaggagacccaaggaacctcccGAGTGCTTTTTCGCACCCCTTCCAcgttctccagttgatgattctgtgagcctgaagacacctcccAAGTGTCTTCTGGTatgccttccaccttctccagttgatgattttctcacaccacaggCACCTCCCATCGAGCGTCgtcgcctgggacctgtagcatttcctcaagctgatgattttaggagacccaaggaacctcccGACTGTTTTTTCACACCACTTCCACCTTCtgcagttgatgattctctgagcctcaagacacctcccgagtgtcttctggtaccccttccaccttctccagttgatgattttctgagaCCACAAACACCTCCCGTCCAGTGTCACCTGAGACCTGTACCATTTCATCGAGCTGATGATATCCAGAGACTCAAGAAACCTCCTGACTGTTTTTTTGcaccccttcctccttctccagttgatgattctgtgagcctgaagacacctcccgagtgtcttctggtaccccttccaccttctccagttgatgattttctcacaccacaggcacctcccatcaagcgtcatcacctgggacctgtagcatttcctcgagctgatgattttaggagacccaaggaacctcccAACTGTTTTTTCTTAtcacttccaccttctccagttgatgattctctgagcctgaagacacctcccgagtgtcttctgctaccccttccaccttctccagttgatgattttctcacatcAGAGGAACCTCCCATCAAGCGTTgtcgcctgggacctgtagcatttcctcgagctgatgatatcaggagactcaagaaacctcctgactttttttttgcaCCCCTtgcaccttctccagttgatgattctctgagcctgaagacacctcctgagtgtcttctggtaccccttccaccttctccagttgatgattttctcacaccaccagcacctcccatcaagcgtcatcacctgggacctgtagcatttcctcaaGCTGAGgattttaggagacccaaggaacctcccGACTGTTTTTTcttaccccttccaccttctccagttgatgattttctcacatcAGAGGAACCTCCCATCAAGCGTTgtcgcctgggacctgtagcatttcctcgagGTGATGATATCAGGAGACTCAAGAAacctcctgactttttttttgcaCCCCTtgcaccttctccagttgatgattctctgagcctgaagacacctcccgagtgtcttctggtaccccttccaccttctccagttgatgattttctcacaccaccagcacctcccatcaagcgtcatcacctgggacctgtagcatttcctcaaGCTGAGgattttaggagacccaaggaacctcccGACTGTTTTTTcttaccccttccaccttctccagttgatgattttctcacatcAGAGGAACCTCCCATCAAGCGTTgtcgcctgggacctgtagcatttcctcgagctgatgatatcaggagactcaagaaacctcctgactgttttttcgcaccccttccaccttctccagttgatgattctctgagcctgaagacacctcccgagtgtcttctggtaccccttccaccttctccagtagatgattttctcacaccaccggcacctcccatcaagcgtcgtcacctgggacctgtagcatttcctcaagctgatgattttaggagacccaaggaacctcccGACTGTTTTTTcttaccccttccaccttctccagttgatgattttctcacatcACAGGAACCTCCCATCAAGCGTTgtcgcctgggacctgtagcatttcctcgagctgatgatatcaggagactcaagaaacctcctgactgtttttctgcaccccttccaccttctccagttgatgattctctgagcctgaagaaACCTCCCAAGTGTCTTGTGgtacctcttccaccttctgcagttgatgattttctcacaccaaAAACACCTCAACTACAGTGTCACCTGAGACCTGTACCATTTCATCGAGCTGATGATATTAGGAGACTCAAGAAACCTCCTGACTGTTTTTTtgcaccccttccaccttctccagttgatgattctctgagcctgaagacacctcccgagtgtcttctggtaccccttccaccttctccagttgatgattttctcacaccacaggcacctcccatcgagcgtcgcctgggacctgtagcatttcctcgagctgatgattttaggagacccaaggaacctcccGAGTGTTTTTTcgcaccccttccaccttctgcagtTGATGATTCTgtgagcctgaagacacctcccgagtgtcttctggtaccccttccaccttctccagttgatgattttctcacaccacaggcacctcccatcgagcgtcgcctgggacctgtagcatttcctcgagctgatgattttaggagacccaaggaacctcccGAGTGTTTTATcgcaccccttccaccttctccagttgatgattctgtgagcctgaagacacctcccgagtgtcttctggtacctgttccaccttctccagttgatgattttctgagaCCACAAACACCTCCCGTCCAGTGTCACCTGAGACCTGTACCATTTCATCGAGCTGATGATATCAGGAGACTCAAGAAACCTCCTGACTGTTTTgaccgttttttgttttgtttgcttttgtgtttgttttttgttttatttttattgtgttggaGGAAGGCGTCTGTTATGTTGTTGATTctatttattcatcatttttGCAACACATAA
- the LOC129016240 gene encoding nuclear pore complex-interacting protein family member B11-like isoform X3, translated as MPVWWLLFWLLLLGLISHHPTYVINSLPDDFHPGTDFCGIPWIVIIIVFLGISTLAIFLWKTSLCVSFLKTVLKSQNVHDGSKDVQRKAWRSNSRSREGIKFGREDLFTSWRHMEAKVPAEVRKVTRKVNSHYKINGQRKTAEEEKQNMKECEQAENERQLSEAEENGKLDMKEIHTQLQPFQRTQELQRWEEDYYRCKITASARKPLANSGSLFVFLAFGHSLPGQDMDVFFSPHLCAQALQRWMAERKAAYKRHRCEMRQKQRVPERHMSQEPVQGRPGLENPFWRDSGPHWVPMRNSSGVPAENTEKTKVRMAAVEHHHSSGLPYWPYLMAETLRKRMGHKPTPPPQCDLRGQPHPSVKGCLRLLTLSRLQCLLGPQPHSTTDDFLRRETPQDECALGPEPLPRADDFPRLKTPPEGLFIPISPFPVDDSLSLKTPPECLLVPLPPSPVDDFLRPQTPPVQCHLRPVPFHQADDIRRLKKPPDCFFTPLPPSPVDDSLSLKTPPECLVVPLPPSAVDDFLTPKTPQLQCHLRPVPFHRADDIRRLKKPPDCFFTPLPPSPVDDSLRLQTPPECLLVPLPPSPVDDFLTPQAPPIERRLGPVAFPRADDFRRPKEPPECFFAPLPRSPVDDSVSLKTPPKCLLVCLPPSPVDDFLTPQAPPIERRRLGPVAFPQADDFRRPKEPPDCFFTPLPPSAVDDSLSLKTPPECLLVPLPPSPVDDFLRPQTPPVQCHLRPVPFHRADDIQRLKKPPDCFFAPLPPSPVDDSVSLKTPPECLLVPLPPSPVDDFLTPQAPPIKRHHLGPVAFPRADDFRRPKEPPNCFFLSLPPSPVDDSLSLKTPPECLLLPLPPSPVDDFLTSEEPPIKRCRLGPVAFPRADDIRRLKKPPDFFFAPLAPSPVDDSLSLKTPPECLLVPLPPSPVDDFLTPPAPPIKRHHLGPVAFPQAEDFRRPKEPPDCFFLPLPPSPVDDFLTSEEPPIKRCRLGPVAFPRGDDIRRLKKPPDFFFAPLAPSPVDDSLSLKTPPECLLVPLPPSPVDDFLTPPAPPIKRHHLGPVAFPQAEDFRRPKEPPDCFFLPLPPSPVDDFLTSEEPPIKRCRLGPVAFPRADDIRRLKKPPDCFFAPLPPSPVDDSLSLKTPPECLLVPLPPSPVDDFLTPPAPPIKRRHLGPVAFPQADDFRRPKEPPDCFFLPLPPSPVDDFLTSQEPPIKRCRLGPVAFPRADDIRRLKKPPDCFSAPLPPSPVDDSLSLKKPPKCLVVPLPPSAVDDFLTPKTPQLQCHLRPVPFHRADDIRRLKKPPDCFFAPLPPSPVDDSLSLKTPPECLLVPLPPSPVDDFLTPQAPPIERRLGPVAFPRADDFRRPKEPPECFFAPLPPSAVDDSVSLKTPPECLLVPLPPSPVDDFLTPQAPPIERRLGPVAFPRADDFRRPKEPPECFIAPLPPSPVDDSVSLKTPPECLLVPVPPSPVDDFLRPQTPPVQCHLRPVPFHRADDIRRLKKPPDCFDRFLFCLLLCLFFVLFLLCWRKASVMLLILFIHHFCNT; from the exons ATGCCGGTGTGGTGGCTGCTCTTTTGGCTCCTCCTGCTGGGATTGATCAGCCATCACCCCACCTAT GTTATCAATTCTCTGCCTGATGATTTTCATCCTGGGACTGACTTTTGTGGAATTCCTTGGATAGTTATCATTATTGTGTTTCTGGGAATTTCTACACTTGCCATTTTCCTCTGGAAAACTAGCCTTTGT GTGTCTTTCCTCAAGACTGTCTTAAAGTCACAAAATGTACATGACGGATCCAAGGATGTACAGCGGAAAGCCTGGAGGTCCAATAGCCGTAGCCGGGAAG gaaTTAAATTTGGCCGGGAAGACCTCTTTACTTCATGGAGACATATGGAAGCCAAAGTTCCAGCTGAAGTCCGTAAGGTGACAAGGAAGGTCAACAGTcattacaaaatcaatggacagaGGAAGACTGCCGAGGAAGA GaaacaaaacatgaaagaatGTGAGCAAGCAGAAAATGAGAGGCAGCTATCAGAGGCAGAGGAGAATGGGAAATTGGATATGAAAGAAATACACACCCAACT GCAACCGTTTCAACGCACGCAAGAGTTGCAGCGGTGGGAAGAGGACTACTACAGATGCAAA ATCACCGCTTCTGCAAGAAAGCCTCTTGCCAACTCgggaagtttgtttgttttccttgcttTTGGACATAGTCTGCCAGGTCAGGACATGGATGTATTTTTCTCCCCACACCTCTGTGCTCAAGCCTTGCAAAGGTGGATGGCAGAGAGGAAGGCTGCCTACAAGCGGCACAG GTGTGAAATGAGGCAAAAGCAGAGAGTGCCAGAGAGACACATGAGTCAGGAGCCAGTCCAGGGACGACCGGGCCTAGAGAACCCTTTCTGGAGGG ATTCAGGACCTCATTGGGTTCCCATGAGGAACAGCAGCGGCGTCCCAGCTGAAAACACAGAGAAGACAAAG GTCAGGATGGCGGCAGTGGAGCACCATCATTCCTCAGGGTTGCCCTACTGGCCCTACCTCATGGctgaaactttaagaaaaaggaTGGGCCACAAGCCAACTCCTCCACCTCAGTGTGATCTGAGAGGTCAACCACATCCATCAGTTAAAGGGTGTCTGAGACTGCTGACTCTTTCTCGACTACAGTGTCTACTAGGACCTCAACCACATTCAACAACTGATGATTTTCTGAGAAGAGAGACACCTCAAGACGAGTGTGCCCTGGGACCTGAACCACttcctcgagctgatgattttCCGAGACTCAAGACACCTCCCGAGGGTCTTTTCATACCAATTTCCCCTtttccagttgatgattctctgagcctgaagacacctcccgagtgtcttctggtaccccttccaccttctccagttgatgattttctgagaCCACAAACACCTCCCGTCCAGTGTCACCTGAGACCTGTACCATTTCATCAAGCTGATGATATCAGGAGACTCAAGAAACCTCCTGACTGTTTTTTcacaccccttccaccttctccagttgatgattctctgagcctgaagacacctcccgagtgtcttgtggtacctcttccaccttctgcagttgatgattttctcacaccaaAAACACCTCAACTACAGTGTCACCTGAGACCTGTACCATTTCATCGAGCTGATGATATTAGGAGACTCAAGAAACCTCCTGACTGTTTTTTcacaccccttccaccttctccagttgatgattctctgaggcTGCAGACACCTCctgagtgtcttctggtaccccttccaccttctccagttgatgattttctcacaccacaggcacctcccatcgagcgtcgcctgggacctgtagcatttcctcgagctgatgattttaggagacccaaggaacctcccGAGTGCTTTTTCGCACCCCTTCCAcgttctccagttgatgattctgtgagcctgaagacacctcccAAGTGTCTTCTGGTatgccttccaccttctccagttgatgattttctcacaccacaggCACCTCCCATCGAGCGTCgtcgcctgggacctgtagcatttcctcaagctgatgattttaggagacccaaggaacctcccGACTGTTTTTTCACACCACTTCCACCTTCtgcagttgatgattctctgagcctcaagacacctcccgagtgtcttctggtaccccttccaccttctccagttgatgattttctgagaCCACAAACACCTCCCGTCCAGTGTCACCTGAGACCTGTACCATTTCATCGAGCTGATGATATCCAGAGACTCAAGAAACCTCCTGACTGTTTTTTTGcaccccttcctccttctccagttgatgattctgtgagcctgaagacacctcccgagtgtcttctggtaccccttccaccttctccagttgatgattttctcacaccacaggcacctcccatcaagcgtcatcacctgggacctgtagcatttcctcgagctgatgattttaggagacccaaggaacctcccAACTGTTTTTTCTTAtcacttccaccttctccagttgatgattctctgagcctgaagacacctcccgagtgtcttctgctaccccttccaccttctccagttgatgattttctcacatcAGAGGAACCTCCCATCAAGCGTTgtcgcctgggacctgtagcatttcctcgagctgatgatatcaggagactcaagaaacctcctgactttttttttgcaCCCCTtgcaccttctccagttgatgattctctgagcctgaagacacctcctgagtgtcttctggtaccccttccaccttctccagttgatgattttctcacaccaccagcacctcccatcaagcgtcatcacctgggacctgtagcatttcctcaaGCTGAGgattttaggagacccaaggaacctcccGACTGTTTTTTcttaccccttccaccttctccagttgatgattttctcacatcAGAGGAACCTCCCATCAAGCGTTgtcgcctgggacctgtagcatttcctcgagGTGATGATATCAGGAGACTCAAGAAacctcctgactttttttttgcaCCCCTtgcaccttctccagttgatgattctctgagcctgaagacacctcccgagtgtcttctggtaccccttccaccttctccagttgatgattttctcacaccaccagcacctcccatcaagcgtcatcacctgggacctgtagcatttcctcaaGCTGAGgattttaggagacccaaggaacctcccGACTGTTTTTTcttaccccttccaccttctccagttgatgattttctcacatcAGAGGAACCTCCCATCAAGCGTTgtcgcctgggacctgtagcatttcctcgagctgatgatatcaggagactcaagaaacctcctgactgttttttcgcaccccttccaccttctccagttgatgattctctgagcctgaagacacctcccgagtgtcttctggtaccccttccaccttctccagtagatgattttctcacaccaccggcacctcccatcaagcgtcgtcacctgggacctgtagcatttcctcaagctgatgattttaggagacccaaggaacctcccGACTGTTTTTTcttaccccttccaccttctccagttgatgattttctcacatcACAGGAACCTCCCATCAAGCGTTgtcgcctgggacctgtagcatttcctcgagctgatgatatcaggagactcaagaaacctcctgactgtttttctgcaccccttccaccttctccagttgatgattctctgagcctgaagaaACCTCCCAAGTGTCTTGTGgtacctcttccaccttctgcagttgatgattttctcacaccaaAAACACCTCAACTACAGTGTCACCTGAGACCTGTACCATTTCATCGAGCTGATGATATTAGGAGACTCAAGAAACCTCCTGACTGTTTTTTtgcaccccttccaccttctccagttgatgattctctgagcctgaagacacctcccgagtgtcttctggtaccccttccaccttctccagttgatgattttctcacaccacaggcacctcccatcgagcgtcgcctgggacctgtagcatttcctcgagctgatgattttaggagacccaaggaacctcccGAGTGTTTTTTcgcaccccttccaccttctgcagtTGATGATTCTgtgagcctgaagacacctcccgagtgtcttctggtaccccttccaccttctccagttgatgattttctcacaccacaggcacctcccatcgagcgtcgcctgggacctgtagcatttcctcgagctgatgattttaggagacccaaggaacctcccGAGTGTTTTATcgcaccccttccaccttctccagttgatgattctgtgagcctgaagacacctcccgagtgtcttctggtacctgttccaccttctccagttgatgattttctgagaCCACAAACACCTCCCGTCCAGTGTCACCTGAGACCTGTACCATTTCATCGAGCTGATGATATCAGGAGACTCAAGAAACCTCCTGACTGTTTTgaccgttttttgttttgtttgcttttgtgtttgttttttgttttatttttattgtgttggaGGAAGGCGTCTGTTATGTTGTTGATTctatttattcatcatttttGCAACACATAA
- the LOC129016240 gene encoding nuclear pore complex-interacting protein family member A5-like isoform X10 → MPVWWLLFWLLLLGFISHHPTYVINSLPDDFHPGTDFCGIPWIVIIIVFLGISTLAIFLWKTSLCVSFLKTVLKSQNVHDGSKDVQRKAWRSNSRSREGIKFGREDLFTSWRHMEAKVPAEVRKVTRKVNSHYKINGQRKTAEEEKQNMKECEQAENERQLSEAEENGKLDMKEIHTQLQPFQRTQELQRWEEDYYRCKITASARKPLANSGSLFVFLAFGHSLPGQDMDVFFSPHLCAQALQRWMAERKAAYKRHRCEMRQKQRVPERHMSQEPVQGRPGLENPFWRADSGPHWVPMRNSSGVPAENTEKTKVMIFWDHRHLLSSVA, encoded by the exons ATGCCGGTGTGGTGGCTGCTCTTTTGGCTCCTCCTGCTGGGATTTATCAGCCATCACCCCACCTAT GTTATCAATTCTCTGCCTGATGATTTTCATCCTGGGACTGACTTTTGTGGAATTCCTTGGATAGTTATCATTATTGTGTTTCTGGGAATTTCTACACTTGCCATTTTCCTCTGGAAAACTAGCCTTTGT GTGTCTTTCCTCAAGACTGTCTTAAAGTCACAAAATGTACATGACGGATCCAAGGATGTACAGCGGAAAGCCTGGAGGTCCAATAGCCGTAGCCGGGAAG gaaTTAAATTTGGCCGGGAAGACCTCTTTACTTCATGGAGACATATGGAAGCCAAAGTTCCAGCTGAAGTCCGTAAGGTGACAAGGAAGGTCAACAGTcattacaaaatcaatggacagaGGAAGACTGCCGAGGAAGA GaaacaaaacatgaaagaatGTGAGCAAGCAGAAAATGAGAGGCAGCTATCAGAGGCAGAGGAGAATGGGAAATTGGATATGAAAGAAATACACACCCAACT GCAACCGTTTCAACGCACGCAAGAGTTGCAGCGGTGGGAAGAGGACTACTACAGATGCAAA ATCACCGCTTCTGCAAGAAAGCCTCTTGCCAACTCgggaagtttgtttgttttccttgcttTTGGACATAGTCTGCCAGGTCAGGACATGGATGTATTTTTCTCCCCACACCTCTGTGCTCAAGCCTTGCAAAGGTGGATGGCAGAGAGGAAGGCTGCCTACAAGCGGCACAG GTGTGAAATGAGGCAAAAGCAGAGAGTGCCAGAGAGACACATGAGTCAGGAGCCAGTCCAGGGACGACCGGGCCTAGAGAACCCTTTCTGGAGGG CAGATTCAGGACCTCATTGGGTTCCCATGAGGAACAGCAGCGGCGTCCCAGCTGAAAACACAGAGAAGACAAAG GTGATGATTttctgggaccacagacacctCCTATCGAGTGTCGCCTAG